TGCTCTGCATACAGCAGTCACTTCATATTTGTTAAACTAAGGAATGAAACAGTTTCAGGACTGTTCTGCATACAGCAGTCACTTCATATTTGTTTAACTAAGGAATGAAACAGTTTCAGGACTGCTCTGCATACAGCAGTCACTTCATATTTGTTAAACTAAGGAATGAAACAGTTCCAGGACTGCTCTGCATACAGCAGTCACTTCATATTTGTTAAACTAAGGAATGAAAGAGTTTCAGGACTGTTCTGCATACAGCAGTCACTTCATATTTGTTTAACTAAGGAATGAAACAGTTCCAGGACAGCTCTGCACACAGCAGACACTTAATGGAATGAAACAGTTCCAGGACTGCTCTGCATACAGCAGGCACTTTACATTGGTTGAACCtcaggaatgaaagaaagaatgaataccCTTTTTTCCCTATCTGCTTTATCTTCATAGGTCCTTCTACCATATCCCATCTGTTCCCCAAATCAAACCGTCCTCCCCGTGAAAGAGCAGCCCCCTCCCCACTTCTTCCCCAGGCCTGAggtctctcccttccttctctctcaggTTGTTTTTAATGCTGTGAGTCTGcgattccctccctctcccccccaaaggTCCCTCGAGCTGACCCTAGTTAGCCCCTCCAAGCCTTGGAGCTTACTTACCTCCTTCCACCTCTGGGATCAGGGGACCTTGCCCTAAGCTCTGCCCATCCCCCCAATCCAATCAGTTCTCACATATGGAGCTGGGGCCTCTGTAGCTCCCCAGCCACCCTTGTCTGAAGTTCGAACTACTGGAGGTCAGACATCTGGGAGAACCTCCCGGTGTCTCCTCGAGCAAGGACTTTGTGAGTGGGGTCTGCCCCTTTCTCCTGGGGGGATGCTGTTTTTGAGGCAGGACTCACTGAGTGAGGGGACTTCTGGCACGGCCCCTCCGCCCAGAGGTTTTGTGGCTTTTTACATCAGGCTGTTAGTTGTTTTTCTAGCCGGGCCCAGCGCCTCCATCCACTCCCTGTGGGACTGAGAAAGCATCCCCTGGGGGCCGGTATGAAAGGACGGCCTACAGACTTGGACTCTCTCCCTGATCCTGCTCTGGAAATTCCTTCCAAGGCCTCCACAGAGACTCCCAGTCTCAGCCAAGGGACCAGCCGTCCCCCTCAATTCTGGCCTGGCCGGGACCCTCTGCCTCagcctccttccccccccccccactctgaAACTCTGGGCTTTGGGACAAAACCATTCCTTCCCTCCATGGTTCTctgggaaagagagaataaaggggaaggggagaattaGGCATTGTAAAAGCAAGATATATATATCCTTAACAAAGGAGGGGATAGGACAAGGTGCTGGTGGACAGTGGGGGgggtgggagaagagaaaggagggagggagggggagggagagaggggaaggggggagagggtGTGAACCTTCTTCAGGTAAGACTCATTTATTGTCCCAGGTCTCCCCAGGATTAAGCTAAAGGGTTCAAGCTCTAAGCTACTTGACATCTAGCAGAATTTAGGCTTGAACCCAAAGgttctttttccccccctgaggctggggttaagtgacttgcccaggatcacacagccaagaagtgttaagtatctgaggtcacatttgaacacagatcctcctGACTGCGGGGCTGGTGCGCTATCCTCAGCGCCCCTAGCTGGCCCCCTAGTAGagtttagaatcatagaattgtaACATACCATAGCTCTTaggcccttagaacatggaatatgacacgtcagagctgggagggccctggGACACGGGACCTAGAACATGGACCTATTACACGGGACCTGGAACACGGCACCTAGAACACGGGACCTGGAACGTGGGACCTGGAACGTGGGACCCGGAACGTGGGACCCGGACTGCCGAAGCTGGGAGTTTCCTTATCCAGGAGACAAGACTGGGCCGGATGATTTCCCGTCCTTCCCAGCATCCAGGCCTCGGCCGGGCGCCCTCCACTGCAGCCAGCCGCCGTTACTTGTCCTCGGGCCCTGCCGGAAGTCCCTTCTCTGTCCCACCGCGAGCCCGCAGGCGAGCCCCGGCGGTCGGGCCGTGCTCACCAGCGCTCTCTCCCGCAGGACGCACCATGCTGACCGGTGTGGCCGACGGCATCATGTGCTGCCTGCTGGGCTCGGCAGCCAACGCCGTGGGCCCCCTGGAAAGCGTCGAGTCCAGCGACGGCTACACCTTCGTGGAGGTGAAGCCGGGGAGGATCCTGCGCGTGAAGCACGTGTGCCCCCCGCCCGTGGGGGAGCAGCCCCCGGCCCCGCCGCAGCCCGAGGGGGGCCGGAGCGGCCTGGTGCACTGCAAGCGCCGGATCACGGTCTACCGCAACGGGCAGCTGGTGGTGGAGAACCTGGGGGACGTGCTGCGCTCCGACCTCCTGCAGGCCTACAGCAGCGTGGCCGAGCCGCCCGCCGCGCTGGAGCTGGAGCTGCCCGAGCCCTCCTCCTCGCTGGGGAGCGTGTCCTCGCCGGGGGACGGGGCGCGGCCGGGCTCGGGGCCCGCGGGGCGGCGGCGGCGCGTGCGGAGGCCCAAGCGCACCATCAACATCGACTGTGAGAAGCGCGTCACCAGCTGCAAGGGCGCGCAGGCCGACGTGGTCCTCTTCTTCATCCACGGCGTGGGCGGCTCCCTGGCCATCTGGAAGGAGCAGCTGGACTTCTTCGTGGGCCTGGGCTACGAGGTGGTGGCCCCGGACCTGGCCGGACACGGCGCCAGCTCCGCCCCGCAGGTGGCCGCCGCCTACACCTTCTACGCTCTGGCCGAGGACATGCGCGCCATCTTCAAGCGCTACGCCAAGCGGCGGAACGTGCTCATCGGACATTCTTACGGGTGAGGCGACgcggggggggggcggggggagcaCCGGAGCGGGGGAGGGGAGCgcgggggaagggggagagggagcaCCGGGGCGGGGAGAGGGAGCACTGACGGCACAGGAGGCAGGGAGGGGGCGTCGTGGTAGGGGGGCGCCATTCTGGGTCGGAAGAGGCTGGGCTTAGTCCTCTCAGCCACCATTTGTCACAGCCTTGGCCAAGCTGCCTCAGGGGCCATTTTCCTGATTTAAAAAGGAGGGGGCTGCGGTAAGGGGCAGATCGGGAGAGTCTGTGGAGCAGGGGATCCGCCCCCTCCCCTAGTTGCCCCTGCCCTCCGGGTCAGGGACTTAAATTTCGTTTGGCCTCCTAGacacttggcacacagtaggtacttaacgATTATGATAATAAGACTGACTCAATTGAAGCGCTGGTGGAGTGGGGGCAGGGTGGTCCGGATGCGGTGGGGGTGGGACTCCCCGGGACCCcgcctcttcctccccctctgaGCAGCCCCTCCCCCCCTACAGGGTTTCCTTTTGCACATTTCTGGCCCACGAGTACCCGGAACTGGTCCATAAGGTGATCATGATCAATGGTGGGGGCCCCACGGCCCTGGAGCCGAGCCTGTGCTCCATCTTCAACATGCCCACCTGTGTCCTCCGCTGCCTCTCGCCCTGCCTGGCCTGGAGCTTCCTCAAGTGAGACCGGGCCCACAGGCTCTTTGGAAGGGCTTCTGATGGGGGGCATCTGGGGGGCCTTGACTTCAGGGCGGGCAGGATGCCATGGGGGGTCCTGAAGGGGCCATGTCCCTGATCTCCAGGCTGGCACGTGCCCATGGGGGTGAGGTCAGCAGCAGTCAGAGAGTTTGTGGGTGCAggttctttgtgaaagaattcatgacacCCCGATTCCTAATAGGCAAAGATGGAAGTTGTTGTTGGACAGGAGGCCAGTCTGGCTGGGAGACGGTCCTGAGTGGCAAAGTCCTGTTAGGGAAGGGGAGGCTGGCGCTGGGAAGGGAAAGCttcttggggggggaggggcagggccCCAGCTCGCCGCCTCTGAGAGGGGAGTTCAGAAAAGGCCCTTTAAAAGGGTCCTGAGGCTTCCGGTTGAAAAGGAAGCAGAGTCCCCGGGCCTGGCTGCTTATCTGTATCCGCAGATCTCCacttggaattaacaacacttcaaaggggctttttgaccaggatttctgaTTGAATCAAAGGGTCCGGCAGGGACAGATAACTTCTCTGGGGGACACGCCTCCCCAGGCTGAGCCTCCGAGGGACCACAGATCACAAGGGGACAGTTTCCCTCCCCCATAGGGTGGCCCTGGAAGGAAGATGTCTGCTCCAGGCCGGCCCGTGGGTGACCCAGGAGGGGGCGGGATGCTGTGATCAGCCACAGATCCTGGTTCCCACCCCATCCCACCTTGCCCCCATAGGGCCGGCTTTGCCCGCCAGGGGGCCAAGGAGAAACAGCTGCTGAAGGAAGGCAACGCCTTCAACGTGTCGTCCTTTGTGCTGCGGGCCATGATGAGTGGGCAGTACTGGCCGGAGGGGGACGAGGTGTACCACGCCGAGCTCACCGTGCCCGTTCTGCTGGTGCACGGCATGCACGACAAATTTGTGCCTGTGGAAGAGGACCAGCGGATGGCAGAGGTAGGGAGGACGGGCTGCCAGCCctgcctctctgtctcagtcACCGGGGAAGAGCTGCAGTGGCCGGGGGGAATACTGGgctgagggggggagggggacggAGCCCTGGGAGGAGGGATTATGGAACCCTGGGAGGAGGGATACCGGAACCCTGGGAGGAGGGATAGAGTTCTGGTTCTTGAGATAAATGGACCcatgaataaagagaaaagtattCTCGAACAGACCGGGTGGGAGGCTGAGGGAAGGACTTCCTGGGGGAAGGTCAGCTTGCAGAACAGCCATCTCGGGGCTGGGCAGGGTTAGTTTGTGAGGGAGCCTGGCTCCTCTAGGAAATGGCCCTTTTGAGGGACCTGCGCTGGGGCAGGGGGCTGGCTGGATTGACTTCTGGCCCCCCCTCCAGATCCTCCTCTTAGCTTTCCTGAAGCTCATCGACGAAGGCAGCCACATGGTGATGCTGGAGTGTCCAGAGACAGTCAACACGCTGCTTCATGAATTCCTTCTGTGGGAGCCAGAGGTCCTGAGGCCTCCTGCGCGTCCTGCTGCCAGCGCAACCGAGAAGAAATAAAGCGGTCGGACGGACGGACAGACAGACCGATGGGGCGCTTTTCAAGAGGCGGGAGCTGCAGGAGAAGGCGCCTTCCCTCAGGCCTCAGGGAGGGCCATGGCTGCCCTGCCTCCGGCTaatggagggggagaggaaagccACAATGAGGGGGCCCCTCCCCGTCCAGGGATCGAGGCGCCCACAGGGGGCTGCCCAGTGGCATTCAGAGTTGTCCAGCAGGGCCAGACTGGCCACTGAGGAGGGGGCGGAAGCCTCCCCCCAACCCCACCCCCTTTCTTGCTTGTCTCCTTTGCGTACCTGTAGGCGCTATTTGGGGAGAGGGGTCCCCGAGGCAGACTGCCAGGGAAATTAGGGATAAACCCTTACCCTCCTGGGAGAGAGACTGGCCAGGCCTGGCTTTCTGGAAGGGTTTGACACCCGCCCAGGCTGGCCAAAACAGCAGTGGGGGAAACCCTGCCCCTGCTCAGCTGCGGCCTCCGGCTATCCCCAGCAGGACTAGTTGCACCATCCCCCACATTTCTAGGGAGCTGGAAATCACCCTCTCCATATTTAAGGACCTTGTACAGAAACTCGCCTCCTTCCATGTTGcaacctcccccacccccattccaGTGCTCAGTATTAAGGTCTCCTTTGTCTCCCCACTGGGCATCTGTCTTGTGTGTCTCTTGGCTGAGGACTGATTTCTAGAAGTTGAGAGTTCTCCCCATCAACGGCTGCTCCTGGGGAAGgactcttcctcccctccctccccttctcttcttcccccccacTTGACCAGGGACACCTACTCCCCCCATGGGGCTCCTCCCGGCTGAGACGGGAGACGACTGCCTG
This sequence is a window from Sminthopsis crassicaudata isolate SCR6 chromosome 1, ASM4859323v1, whole genome shotgun sequence. Protein-coding genes within it:
- the ABHD8 gene encoding protein ABHD8, with the protein product MLTGVADGIMCCLLGSAANAVGPLESVESSDGYTFVEVKPGRILRVKHVCPPPVGEQPPAPPQPEGGRSGLVHCKRRITVYRNGQLVVENLGDVLRSDLLQAYSSVAEPPAALELELPEPSSSLGSVSSPGDGARPGSGPAGRRRRVRRPKRTINIDCEKRVTSCKGAQADVVLFFIHGVGGSLAIWKEQLDFFVGLGYEVVAPDLAGHGASSAPQVAAAYTFYALAEDMRAIFKRYAKRRNVLIGHSYGVSFCTFLAHEYPELVHKVIMINGGGPTALEPSLCSIFNMPTCVLRCLSPCLAWSFLKAGFARQGAKEKQLLKEGNAFNVSSFVLRAMMSGQYWPEGDEVYHAELTVPVLLVHGMHDKFVPVEEDQRMAEILLLAFLKLIDEGSHMVMLECPETVNTLLHEFLLWEPEVLRPPARPAASATEKK